One Kribbella sp. NBC_00662 genomic region harbors:
- a CDS encoding thymidylate synthase: MQQYLDLLRHVLDNGTEKGDRTGTGTLSVFGYQSRYDLRQGFPAVTTKKLHLRSVIGELIWFLSGSTNIKWLHENNISIWDEWADADGELGPVYGYQWRSWPTPDGRHVDQIAKLIESIKNNPDSRRHIVSAWNVADVDDMALPPCHTMFQFYVADGRLSCQLYQRSADIFLGVPFNIASYALLTHMVAQQTGLEVGDFVHTLGDAHLYLNHLDQARLQLTREPRPLPTLQLNKRDSIDGYEIADVELIGYDPHPGIKAPIAV, from the coding sequence ATGCAGCAGTACCTCGACCTTTTGCGGCATGTTCTGGACAACGGGACCGAGAAGGGGGACCGGACCGGGACGGGCACGTTGAGTGTGTTCGGATACCAGTCGCGGTACGACCTCCGCCAAGGTTTCCCGGCGGTGACGACGAAGAAGCTGCATCTGCGGTCGGTGATCGGGGAGCTGATCTGGTTCCTCAGCGGCTCGACGAACATCAAGTGGCTGCACGAGAACAACATCTCGATCTGGGACGAGTGGGCCGACGCGGACGGCGAACTCGGCCCAGTCTACGGCTACCAGTGGCGGTCCTGGCCGACGCCGGACGGACGGCACGTCGACCAGATCGCGAAGCTGATCGAGTCGATCAAGAACAACCCGGACTCACGGCGCCACATCGTCAGCGCGTGGAACGTCGCCGACGTGGACGACATGGCGTTGCCGCCGTGTCACACCATGTTCCAGTTCTACGTCGCGGACGGCCGGCTGTCCTGCCAGCTGTACCAGCGGTCGGCCGACATCTTCCTGGGCGTGCCGTTCAACATCGCGTCGTACGCGCTGCTCACCCACATGGTCGCGCAGCAGACCGGCCTCGAGGTGGGCGACTTCGTCCACACGCTGGGCGACGCGCACCTCTATCTGAACCATCTCGACCAGGCCCGCCTGCAGCTCACCCGCGAGCCGCGCCCGCTGCCGACGCTGCAACTGAACAAGCGCGACTCGATCGACGGCTACGAGATCGCCGATGTCGAGCTGATCGGCTACGACCCGCACCCCGGTATCAAGGCGCCCATCGCCGTATGA
- a CDS encoding dihydrofolate reductase, with protein sequence MSVILIAAVGRNGVIGRDNDLPFRIREDLQRFKQLTLGHTLVMGRKTYDSIGRPLPGRRTVVVTRQPDWSADGVSVAHSLDEALQYDGTLYVAGGGEIYRQALPHAHALELTEVDQSPEGDVTFPEIPRADWTETTRDPRDGFTFVSYRRS encoded by the coding sequence ATGAGCGTCATCCTCATCGCCGCGGTCGGCCGCAACGGCGTGATCGGGCGGGACAACGACCTGCCGTTCCGGATCCGTGAGGACCTGCAACGGTTCAAGCAGCTCACGCTCGGTCACACGCTCGTCATGGGCCGCAAGACCTACGACTCGATCGGCCGCCCGCTACCGGGCCGCCGTACCGTCGTCGTCACCCGCCAACCGGACTGGTCCGCCGACGGCGTCTCCGTGGCCCACTCCCTCGACGAGGCCCTCCAGTACGACGGCACGCTGTACGTCGCCGGCGGCGGCGAGATCTACCGCCAGGCGCTCCCCCACGCGCACGCCCTCGAACTCACCGAGGTCGATCAATCTCCGGAGGGCGACGTTACGTTCCCGGAGATCCCCCGGGCAGACTGGACAGAAACCACCCGCGACCCCCGCGACGGCTTCACCTTCGTTAGCTACCGCCGCAGCTAA
- a CDS encoding toxic anion resistance protein: MTEADNTAGAAAAQPAAAPLQPPTATAPGLILTAPPPSQPVAETAAPSMAPAVDPAALPGLDAKVDTFLTSLMAAEPRSPEFAAKASDVRSMGDVDIRAAAESSNRLLQQPVKALQSGGLSEGSTVGKTLLELRRTVEDLDPKEATGPKKLLGMIPFGDKIEDYFRKYQSAQTHLEGILHSLRNGQDELGKDNAALNLEKQNLWDAMTRLNQYVYVAERLDARLSAAIAELEATNPDKAKAFREDVLFYVRQKHQDILTQLAVSIQNYLAIDIVIKNNIELIKGVDRASTTTVSALRTAVIVAQALGNQKLVLDQITALNTTTSGMIERTSQMLRDNSVAIQQQAASATIGLPQLQAAFANIYATMDAIDTFKVEALDNMAATIGTLETEVTKSRSYLDRVAQQNQQVVHGSLDLNLGR, translated from the coding sequence ATGACCGAAGCAGATAACACCGCAGGTGCGGCGGCGGCGCAGCCGGCTGCTGCACCGCTCCAGCCGCCGACGGCCACCGCGCCGGGGCTGATACTGACCGCGCCGCCGCCGTCACAGCCTGTTGCCGAGACCGCCGCGCCGAGCATGGCGCCGGCTGTCGACCCGGCCGCGCTGCCGGGGCTCGACGCGAAGGTCGACACGTTCCTGACCTCGCTGATGGCGGCCGAGCCGCGGTCGCCGGAGTTCGCGGCGAAGGCGAGCGACGTCCGCAGCATGGGCGACGTCGACATCCGCGCCGCCGCCGAGAGCTCGAACCGGTTGCTGCAGCAGCCCGTGAAGGCGCTGCAGAGCGGTGGCCTGTCGGAGGGTTCGACCGTCGGCAAGACGCTGCTCGAGCTGCGTCGGACCGTCGAGGACCTGGACCCGAAGGAAGCGACCGGGCCGAAGAAGCTGCTCGGGATGATCCCGTTCGGCGACAAGATCGAGGACTACTTCCGCAAGTACCAGAGCGCGCAGACCCACCTCGAGGGCATCCTGCACAGCCTGCGCAACGGCCAGGACGAGCTCGGCAAGGACAACGCCGCGCTGAACCTGGAGAAGCAGAACCTCTGGGACGCGATGACCCGGCTGAACCAGTACGTGTACGTCGCCGAGCGCCTCGACGCGCGACTGTCCGCGGCGATCGCGGAACTGGAGGCGACGAACCCGGACAAGGCGAAGGCATTCCGCGAGGACGTGCTGTTCTACGTCCGGCAGAAGCACCAGGACATCCTGACCCAGCTCGCCGTGTCGATCCAGAACTACCTGGCCATCGACATCGTGATCAAGAACAACATCGAGCTGATCAAGGGCGTCGACCGCGCCTCGACCACCACTGTCTCGGCGCTGCGCACGGCGGTTATCGTGGCGCAGGCGCTCGGCAACCAGAAGCTCGTGCTGGACCAGATCACCGCGCTGAACACGACCACCAGCGGCATGATCGAGCGCACCTCGCAGATGCTGCGGGACAATTCGGTGGCGATCCAGCAGCAGGCCGCGTCGGCGACGATCGGGCTGCCGCAGCTGCAGGCGGCGTTCGCGAACATCTACGCGACCATGGACGCGATCGATACGTTCAAGGTCGAGGCCCTGGACAACATGGCCGCCACCATCGGCACGCTGGAGACCGAGGTGACCAAGTCCCGCAGCTACCTGGACCGCGTCGCCCAGCAGAACCAGCAGGTCGTGCACGGCAGCCTCGACCTGAACCTGGGTCGCTGA
- a CDS encoding AAA family ATPase gives MSTAGGLQDALSGLLTVAARAGVAEDAARGEALSLAAALAESAPGAPADWAKAVPGGTTQDFFDAAVRGRRWRGAPTAVLTELIASGSTEKAAYAEALAEIASAACTLGEPTMRVVGNASVAAAAQLQAAGARQLQVGAITPPADASHAEPAPATSAAAAASAQAVEAAEPAKTVEELLAELDELTGLARVKREVHRQVAVLRVEKLRTEAGLKSPTITRHLVFVGNPGTGKTTVARLVSGIYKALGLLSKGQLVEVDRSELVAGYLGQTATKTAEVVASAAGGVLFIDEAYSLTAGDTGADQYGREAVDTLVKEMEDRRDDLVVIVAGYPEPMEAFIAANPGLASRFRTTIEFENYTDDELTDILTGLAEASDYELVPESLAKFREILVATPRDNSFGNGRFARNVLEAAIGRHAWRLRDVTAPTTDQLRQILAEDLTDEQIEDEDQGDQA, from the coding sequence ATGAGCACCGCGGGGGGACTACAGGACGCGCTGTCGGGCCTGCTCACGGTCGCGGCCCGCGCCGGCGTCGCGGAGGATGCCGCGCGGGGTGAAGCGCTCTCACTCGCTGCAGCTCTGGCCGAGTCGGCGCCCGGCGCGCCCGCGGACTGGGCCAAGGCTGTCCCGGGCGGGACCACCCAGGACTTCTTCGACGCAGCAGTCCGTGGACGCCGCTGGCGGGGCGCCCCGACCGCAGTGCTGACCGAGCTGATCGCCAGCGGTTCCACCGAAAAGGCGGCGTACGCCGAAGCCCTGGCCGAGATCGCATCCGCGGCCTGCACACTCGGTGAGCCGACCATGCGAGTCGTGGGAAACGCATCCGTGGCAGCCGCTGCGCAACTGCAGGCGGCGGGCGCCCGCCAGCTGCAGGTGGGGGCCATCACCCCACCAGCTGATGCATCCCACGCAGAACCCGCCCCGGCGACCTCGGCGGCAGCGGCGGCCTCGGCGCAGGCGGTGGAAGCGGCTGAGCCGGCGAAGACCGTCGAGGAGTTGCTGGCTGAGCTCGACGAGCTGACCGGGCTTGCTCGGGTGAAGCGGGAAGTGCACCGACAGGTCGCCGTACTGCGGGTTGAGAAGCTGCGGACCGAGGCGGGCCTGAAGAGTCCGACCATCACGCGTCACCTGGTATTCGTGGGCAATCCGGGGACCGGGAAGACGACCGTCGCGCGGCTGGTCAGCGGGATCTACAAGGCACTCGGTCTGCTGTCCAAGGGGCAGTTGGTCGAGGTGGACCGGTCGGAGCTGGTGGCCGGCTACCTGGGACAGACCGCGACGAAGACGGCCGAGGTGGTCGCATCTGCCGCGGGTGGTGTGCTGTTCATCGACGAGGCGTACAGCCTGACCGCGGGTGACACGGGTGCCGACCAGTACGGGCGGGAGGCCGTCGACACGCTGGTCAAGGAGATGGAGGACCGGCGCGACGACCTGGTCGTGATCGTTGCCGGGTACCCCGAGCCGATGGAGGCGTTCATCGCCGCGAACCCGGGTCTGGCCAGCCGGTTCCGGACCACGATCGAGTTCGAGAACTACACCGACGACGAGCTGACCGACATCCTCACCGGGCTCGCCGAAGCATCCGACTACGAGCTCGTACCCGAGTCGCTGGCGAAGTTTCGCGAGATCCTGGTCGCGACGCCGCGCGACAACTCGTTCGGCAACGGGCGCTTCGCTCGCAACGTGCTGGAGGCCGCGATCGGCCGCCACGCCTGGCGCCTACGCGACGTGACGGCACCGACCACGGACCAACTGCGTCAGATCCTCGCCGAAGACCTCACGGACGAGCAGATCGAGGACGAAGACCAAGGAGATCAGGCGTGA
- a CDS encoding glutamate ABC transporter substrate-binding protein: MKKLIPLAVAAALLLTACSSGNYAETQIPAEPAPTTSSAAPTTTAPCDKTTELQSYAPEGPLPAPMHMTAGTTMAEIQARGRLIAGVSADSLHLGSRNPITGQIEGFDIDMVKAVAKAIFGTDVGHLELRVISSPQRIPSLQNNSVDIVARNMTINCDRWKLIAFSAEYYRSGQKTLVPLDSKVTSVDQLSGKTICAPAGSTSLANLMKKNPQVKPVTADTDTGCLVLFQQGKAYGISGDDTVLAGDAAQDPYARVIPNERFSEEPYGLGINKDNVDFVRFVNGVLAQMKAGPEWMASYNKWLGPDLGPLKAPPTPAYGR, encoded by the coding sequence ATGAAAAAACTCATCCCGCTCGCGGTCGCCGCGGCGCTCCTGTTGACTGCCTGCAGCTCCGGCAACTACGCGGAGACGCAGATCCCGGCCGAACCCGCACCGACGACCTCGTCCGCGGCGCCGACCACGACCGCGCCGTGTGACAAGACGACCGAGCTGCAGTCGTATGCGCCCGAGGGTCCGTTGCCGGCACCGATGCACATGACGGCCGGCACGACGATGGCGGAGATCCAGGCGCGCGGCCGGCTGATCGCCGGCGTCTCCGCGGACAGCCTGCACCTCGGCTCCCGGAACCCGATCACCGGACAGATCGAGGGCTTCGACATCGACATGGTGAAGGCGGTCGCGAAGGCGATCTTCGGCACCGACGTCGGCCATCTGGAACTCCGCGTAATCTCCAGCCCGCAACGGATCCCGTCGCTGCAGAACAACTCGGTCGACATCGTGGCTCGCAACATGACGATCAACTGCGACCGCTGGAAGCTGATCGCGTTCTCGGCCGAGTACTACCGGTCCGGCCAGAAGACCTTGGTTCCGCTCGACTCGAAGGTGACGAGCGTCGACCAGCTGTCCGGGAAGACGATCTGCGCTCCGGCCGGATCAACCAGCCTGGCCAACCTGATGAAGAAGAACCCGCAGGTCAAACCCGTCACGGCGGACACCGATACCGGCTGCCTGGTGCTCTTCCAGCAGGGCAAGGCGTACGGGATCTCCGGAGATGACACAGTGCTTGCCGGGGACGCTGCGCAGGACCCGTACGCCAGGGTGATACCGAACGAGCGGTTCAGCGAGGAGCCGTACGGTCTCGGTATCAACAAGGACAACGTGGACTTTGTCAGGTTCGTCAACGGCGTACTCGCGCAGATGAAGGCGGGCCCCGAGTGGATGGCGTCGTACAACAAGTGGCTTGGTCCTGATCTGGGGCCGTTGAAGGCTCCGCCGACGCCCGCGTACGGCCGGTGA
- a CDS encoding tetratricopeptide repeat protein: protein MTTCTQPGCTGNIVDGYCDVCGSPAAPSQPASSQASAVPATGACTQPGCTGTYVDGYCDVCGSPASSSPSAAAADPDPISSVSTVSRASNRLASTPLGSARAAQAGSKLTRKLGTSSTRLRGARLGAGLTHVPSIPAIDASKAILANPMVPEDRRNCPNCGNPVGRSRDGQPGRTEGFCPHCRSRYSFSPKLKAGDLVGGQYEVRGCLAHGGFGWIYLAQDRNVSNRWVVLKGLLNSEDPDAVAAAIAEQQFLARVEHPLIVEIYNFVTHDGAGYIVMEYVGGTSLKTLLKQRMSANNGQYDALPIDQAIAYLLEILPAFSYLHDLGLVYCDFKPDNIIQVGDAVKLIDLGGVRRIDDLDSAIYGTVGFQAPEVAEVGPSVASDIFTLGRTLCVLAMEFRGYQGRYVDSLPPVAEVPLFQKYDSVYRLLAKACAKDPADRFQSADEFRVQLLGVLREVVADKQGTKAAQHSASSLLFGTPGDKSTGLGDTVEPWQQLPSLAPDESDKMAGWLKTVSVPDPAKRLELLIDAPEQSAQTLLEVAEAALEVGPERYDMVDTAVADLLNADPWEWRAVWMAGLVALARGDSAAAQSAFNAVYGQVPGELGPKLALAIACEQSGEYDVAEGLYLTCARTDANYIAPSAFGLATIRTSRNDLDGALGALDLVPRTSGAYVRARRQRAGLLAGSGRGLPALAQAMDSITALTIDPVDRANLAADVFRTALAEVQQSGPQEALRIDGRAATESALRDGLEATYRLLADQAETRPERIALVDQANEVRGWTLR from the coding sequence ATGACGACCTGCACTCAACCGGGCTGCACCGGCAACATTGTCGACGGGTACTGCGACGTCTGCGGGTCACCGGCCGCACCAAGCCAACCCGCGTCGAGCCAAGCATCAGCCGTCCCGGCGACCGGCGCCTGCACCCAGCCCGGCTGCACCGGCACCTACGTCGACGGCTACTGCGACGTCTGCGGCTCCCCCGCATCGTCAAGCCCCAGCGCAGCCGCCGCAGACCCGGACCCGATCAGCTCGGTCTCGACCGTCTCGCGCGCCTCGAACCGGCTGGCGTCCACGCCGCTCGGCTCGGCCCGCGCCGCCCAGGCCGGATCGAAGCTGACCCGCAAACTCGGTACGTCGTCCACCCGCCTCCGCGGCGCGCGACTCGGCGCCGGCCTGACGCACGTGCCGTCGATCCCCGCGATCGACGCGAGCAAAGCGATCCTGGCCAACCCGATGGTCCCGGAGGACCGCCGCAACTGCCCGAACTGCGGCAACCCGGTCGGCCGCTCCCGCGACGGCCAGCCCGGCCGGACCGAGGGGTTCTGCCCGCATTGCCGCAGCCGGTACTCGTTCTCGCCCAAGCTGAAGGCGGGCGACCTGGTCGGCGGCCAGTACGAGGTGCGCGGTTGCCTCGCGCACGGCGGCTTCGGCTGGATCTACCTGGCCCAGGACCGCAACGTGTCCAACCGCTGGGTCGTCCTGAAGGGTCTGCTGAACTCCGAGGACCCGGACGCCGTCGCGGCCGCGATCGCCGAGCAGCAGTTCCTGGCCCGCGTCGAGCACCCGCTGATCGTCGAGATCTACAACTTCGTCACCCACGACGGCGCCGGCTACATCGTGATGGAGTACGTCGGCGGCACCTCGCTGAAAACGTTGCTCAAGCAACGGATGTCCGCCAACAACGGTCAGTACGACGCCTTGCCGATCGACCAGGCGATCGCGTACCTGCTGGAGATCCTGCCCGCGTTCTCGTATCTGCACGACCTCGGCCTGGTGTACTGCGACTTCAAGCCGGACAACATCATCCAGGTCGGCGACGCGGTCAAGCTGATCGACCTCGGCGGCGTCCGGCGGATCGACGACCTCGACTCGGCGATCTACGGCACGGTCGGCTTCCAGGCGCCCGAGGTGGCCGAGGTCGGACCGTCCGTTGCCTCCGACATCTTCACGCTCGGCCGGACACTCTGTGTGCTGGCGATGGAGTTCCGCGGCTACCAGGGCCGCTACGTCGACTCGCTGCCGCCGGTGGCCGAAGTACCGCTGTTCCAGAAGTACGACTCGGTGTACCGCCTGCTGGCCAAGGCATGCGCCAAGGACCCGGCGGACCGCTTCCAGTCCGCCGACGAGTTCCGCGTCCAGCTGCTCGGCGTACTGCGTGAGGTCGTGGCGGACAAGCAGGGCACCAAAGCGGCCCAGCACTCCGCCTCGTCGCTTCTGTTCGGTACTCCGGGTGACAAGTCGACCGGACTGGGCGACACGGTCGAGCCCTGGCAGCAGCTGCCGTCGCTGGCGCCGGACGAGAGCGACAAGATGGCCGGCTGGCTGAAGACCGTCAGCGTGCCGGATCCGGCCAAGCGGCTCGAGCTGCTGATCGACGCGCCGGAACAGTCCGCGCAGACCCTGCTAGAGGTGGCAGAGGCCGCGCTGGAGGTCGGACCCGAGCGTTACGACATGGTGGACACTGCGGTGGCCGACCTGCTCAACGCCGACCCGTGGGAGTGGCGCGCTGTCTGGATGGCCGGGCTGGTCGCTCTGGCTCGCGGTGACTCGGCTGCTGCGCAGTCCGCGTTCAACGCCGTCTACGGCCAGGTGCCGGGCGAGCTGGGGCCGAAACTGGCGCTGGCGATCGCCTGTGAGCAAAGCGGCGAGTACGACGTTGCCGAGGGCCTCTACCTGACCTGTGCCCGCACCGACGCGAACTACATCGCACCGTCGGCCTTCGGCCTGGCCACGATCCGTACGTCGCGCAACGACCTCGACGGCGCGCTCGGTGCGCTCGACCTGGTCCCCCGGACCAGCGGCGCATATGTGCGGGCCCGTCGCCAGCGGGCCGGACTGCTGGCAGGATCAGGGCGTGGCCTTCCCGCGCTCGCCCAGGCGATGGACAGCATCACCGCGCTGACCATCGACCCGGTCGACCGGGCCAACCTGGCCGCGGACGTGTTCCGGACGGCGCTGGCCGAGGTCCAGCAGTCCGGTCCGCAGGAGGCTCTACGGATCGACGGGCGGGCGGCGACCGAGTCGGCCCTGCGGGACGGGCTCGAGGCGACCTACCGGTTGCTGGCCGACCAGGCCGAGACCCGGCCGGAACGGATCGCCCTGGTCGACCAGGCCAACGAGGTTCGAGGATGGACGTTGCGATGA
- a CDS encoding protein phosphatase 2C domain-containing protein: MDVAMTSTTETVCPSCGGPVSEADRFCEACGAELSPATAPSSTALDTDTEPTIEITAAAAEEVGPCKSCGGTIGPDGYCETCGTKAAKPRDHFEEQPAPWVAGVCDRGIRHSRNEDAMAIAADAEPGSRALLVVCDGVSSSLDSDVASLAAARAACEVLQAGHAQGLGTESSRGSAIAARLKAAADAASDAVLDNTSPDSPNPASCTFVAAVLEDGLLVAGNVGDSRAYWFPDEVEAVALTVDDSWAAELIATGISREEAESGPHAHAITRWLGKDAPDHTPRTTTLHVTGPGWLLVCSDGLWNYCSEAAPLADLVRQTAAGCGGEPRATASALVDWANAQGGQDNITVALARI; encoded by the coding sequence ATGGACGTTGCGATGACGAGTACGACCGAGACGGTCTGCCCCAGCTGTGGCGGGCCGGTGTCCGAGGCCGATCGCTTCTGCGAGGCCTGCGGCGCCGAGCTCAGCCCGGCGACCGCGCCGAGCTCGACAGCGCTGGACACCGACACCGAGCCGACGATCGAGATCACCGCGGCCGCGGCCGAGGAAGTCGGTCCGTGCAAGTCGTGCGGCGGCACCATCGGCCCCGACGGGTACTGCGAGACCTGTGGGACCAAGGCTGCGAAGCCACGGGACCACTTCGAGGAGCAGCCGGCGCCATGGGTGGCCGGAGTGTGCGACCGCGGCATCCGGCACAGCCGGAACGAGGATGCGATGGCCATCGCGGCGGACGCCGAGCCGGGCAGCCGTGCCCTGCTCGTGGTCTGCGACGGTGTCAGCTCCTCGCTCGACTCCGACGTGGCGTCACTGGCCGCGGCGCGGGCAGCGTGCGAAGTACTGCAGGCCGGGCACGCACAGGGCCTCGGCACCGAGTCGTCCCGCGGCAGCGCGATCGCAGCCCGGCTGAAGGCGGCGGCTGACGCTGCTAGTGACGCCGTACTCGACAACACCAGTCCGGACAGCCCGAACCCGGCGTCCTGCACGTTCGTGGCGGCTGTGCTGGAAGACGGGCTGCTCGTTGCCGGCAACGTCGGGGACAGCCGCGCGTACTGGTTCCCCGACGAGGTCGAGGCGGTCGCGCTGACCGTCGACGACTCGTGGGCGGCCGAGCTGATCGCCACCGGGATCTCGCGCGAGGAGGCCGAGTCCGGTCCGCACGCGCACGCGATCACCCGCTGGCTCGGCAAGGACGCGCCGGACCACACGCCCCGGACCACCACGCTGCACGTGACCGGGCCGGGCTGGCTGCTCGTCTGCTCGGACGGTCTGTGGAACTACTGCTCCGAGGCGGCACCGCTGGCCGACCTCGTCCGTCAGACAGCTGCGGGGTGTGGTGGCGAGCCGAGGGCCACCGCGTCCGCACTGGTCGACTGGGCCAACGCCCAGGGCGGCCAGGACAACATCACCGTCGCGCTCGCACGCATCTAA
- a CDS encoding VWA domain-containing protein, producing the protein MADFTASVYQNEFLPDGGTDVHAIVTVNCTGAGAAGQSGSGDAGEIIIVDTSGSMGRDGVQAAAYAAQTALDQILDGVWFAVISGNDRAQLAFPPSSEPVMVRMDPYTRQAAKDAVSRFYADGGTAMGTWLRLASRVFATVPSLSQKHAILLTDGENQHETPEALTQAIESVTGQFQCDTRGVGVAWQVDEVRRIAQALLGTVDIIPAPDQLAAEFSKLIQNAMSRGVAQADLRVWAPQGAEVLFVRQVAPTVEDLTSRRTAINPLTGSYPTGSWGDESRDYHVAIRLAAKAIGQEQLAARVQLVIGDQTVAQGLVKALWSADEALTTRISPEVAHYTGQTELAQAIQDGLAAKAAGDTATATTKLGRAVQLAAATGNEEATTRLRKVVDIDDQETGTVRLKRTVEKADEMALDTASTKTTRVKK; encoded by the coding sequence ATGGCCGACTTCACCGCCAGCGTCTACCAGAACGAGTTCCTGCCTGACGGCGGGACCGACGTACACGCGATCGTCACGGTGAACTGCACCGGTGCCGGCGCGGCCGGGCAGTCCGGTAGCGGCGACGCGGGCGAGATCATCATCGTCGACACCTCCGGCTCGATGGGACGCGACGGCGTGCAGGCCGCGGCGTACGCCGCACAGACAGCGCTCGACCAGATCCTCGACGGGGTCTGGTTCGCGGTGATCTCCGGCAACGACCGGGCCCAGCTCGCCTTCCCGCCGTCCTCGGAGCCGGTGATGGTCCGGATGGACCCGTACACCCGGCAGGCGGCCAAGGACGCGGTGTCCCGCTTCTACGCCGACGGCGGTACTGCGATGGGCACCTGGCTGCGGCTGGCCTCGCGGGTCTTCGCGACCGTGCCGTCGCTGTCCCAGAAGCACGCGATCCTGCTGACCGACGGCGAGAACCAGCACGAGACGCCGGAGGCACTGACCCAGGCGATCGAGTCGGTCACCGGGCAGTTCCAGTGCGACACCCGCGGCGTCGGCGTGGCCTGGCAGGTGGACGAAGTACGGCGGATCGCGCAGGCGCTGCTCGGGACCGTCGACATCATCCCTGCGCCGGACCAGCTCGCCGCCGAGTTCTCCAAGCTGATCCAGAACGCGATGAGCCGCGGCGTCGCGCAGGCCGACCTGCGGGTGTGGGCGCCGCAGGGCGCCGAGGTGCTGTTCGTACGGCAGGTCGCGCCGACCGTCGAGGACCTGACGTCCCGTCGTACGGCGATCAACCCGCTCACTGGGTCGTACCCGACCGGCTCCTGGGGCGACGAGTCCCGCGACTACCACGTGGCGATCCGGCTCGCTGCCAAGGCGATCGGGCAGGAGCAGCTCGCTGCCCGTGTGCAGCTGGTGATCGGCGATCAGACCGTCGCACAGGGTCTGGTCAAGGCGCTGTGGTCGGCCGATGAGGCTTTGACCACCCGGATCAGCCCGGAGGTTGCGCACTACACCGGACAGACCGAGCTGGCGCAGGCGATCCAGGACGGTCTGGCCGCCAAGGCTGCCGGCGACACGGCGACCGCGACCACCAAGCTCGGGCGGGCTGTGCAGCTCGCGGCCGCGACCGGCAACGAGGAGGCGACCACGCGGCTGCGCAAGGTTGTCGACATCGACGACCAGGAAACGGGTACGGTGCGGCTGAAGCGGACCGTGGAGAAGGCCGACGAGATGGCTCTCGACACGGCCTCCACCAAGACCACCCGGGTGAAGAAATGA
- a CDS encoding FHA domain-containing protein, protein MTVNCPSGHPSTSTDYCDVCGLPIGAAATPAAAAVPAPAVAAPGPAATPAPAPAGQTCPNCQEPASTDALFCENCGYDFTTGTMPRAASALDLSSSGPTPPAPPAAVAEWVVERWVDPDWYAVQQSDDPCPSPGLPTVIPLTEKSLLIGRPSRSRNINPEIDCGDDTGVSRRQAQLTTDGQRWWVEDLQSSNGTYVASAAGPLPEDPIIPGQRQELNPDDRIYVGAWTRLVVRKATPEEQAGQA, encoded by the coding sequence ATGACCGTCAACTGTCCGAGTGGGCACCCGTCCACCTCGACCGACTACTGCGACGTCTGCGGCCTACCGATCGGCGCCGCCGCCACTCCGGCGGCAGCCGCCGTACCGGCACCCGCTGTCGCAGCCCCTGGTCCGGCTGCGACGCCTGCACCAGCACCGGCCGGTCAGACCTGCCCCAACTGTCAGGAACCGGCGTCCACCGACGCGTTGTTCTGCGAGAACTGCGGCTACGACTTCACCACCGGCACCATGCCGCGAGCCGCGTCGGCGCTGGATCTGTCCTCGTCCGGCCCGACACCGCCGGCACCGCCCGCGGCAGTCGCGGAGTGGGTTGTCGAGCGCTGGGTCGACCCCGACTGGTACGCCGTACAGCAGAGCGACGACCCGTGTCCGTCGCCCGGGCTGCCGACGGTGATCCCGTTGACGGAGAAGAGCCTGCTGATCGGCCGTCCGTCCCGTAGCCGGAACATCAACCCGGAGATCGACTGCGGCGACGACACCGGCGTCAGCCGCCGCCAGGCCCAGCTCACCACCGACGGGCAGCGCTGGTGGGTCGAGGACCTCCAGTCCTCCAACGGCACGTACGTCGCCTCCGCCGCCGGCCCGCTCCCGGAGGACCCGATCATCCCGGGCCAGCGCCAGGAGCTGAACCCCGACGACCGCATCTACGTCGGCGCCTGGACCCGCCTCGTGGTCCGCAAAGCCACCCCGGAGGAACAAGCCGGTCAGGCCTGA